In a genomic window of Saccharothrix sp. HUAS TT1:
- a CDS encoding ATP-binding protein produces MRSRILRAILLAVAVTGFALGIPLGYTALRLVEDGARTDLAARAQRIAASIDDQIASNRPIDLAPVEVGVPEGGHLVVTSGGVVREFGRTPGPEPLSVEVPIAQQGTVRLELSSAPMHTAQYQVAALVVLLVVLSVGTGTVVATVTARKLAKPLRHVAARAARLGAGDFRRDDRRHGVPELDLVAEALDRSAGALAQLVQRERELVGDVSHQLRSRLTALQLRLEALSLHPEPDTAAEARSALEQAERLAEVLNEMLAAARAARAVGAEPLDLGAELTAIAEEWREPLRRVGRVLRVRVPHGLLARATPARLREAIGVLLDNALRHGEGHVVVSARRDDGTVVVEVADGGAGVPDELAHHIFERGVSGGGSTGVGLALARALVDADGGRLELSAARPATFAVFLPVPKAEDVVGVSWRTDLTPR; encoded by the coding sequence ATGCGCAGCCGGATACTGCGGGCCATCCTGCTGGCCGTCGCGGTCACCGGGTTCGCCCTGGGGATACCCCTCGGCTACACCGCGCTGCGGCTGGTGGAGGACGGCGCGCGGACCGACCTGGCCGCGCGGGCGCAGCGGATCGCGGCGTCCATCGACGACCAGATCGCGAGCAACCGGCCGATCGACCTGGCCCCGGTCGAGGTGGGCGTGCCCGAGGGCGGCCACCTCGTGGTCACGTCGGGGGGCGTGGTGCGCGAGTTCGGCCGGACACCCGGCCCGGAACCGCTGTCGGTCGAGGTGCCGATCGCGCAGCAGGGCACGGTCCGGCTGGAGCTGTCGTCCGCGCCGATGCACACCGCGCAGTACCAGGTGGCGGCGCTGGTCGTGCTGCTGGTCGTGCTGTCGGTGGGCACCGGGACGGTGGTGGCCACCGTGACGGCGCGCAAGCTGGCCAAGCCGCTGCGGCACGTGGCGGCGCGCGCGGCCCGGCTGGGCGCGGGCGACTTCCGGCGCGACGACCGGCGGCACGGCGTGCCCGAGCTGGACCTCGTCGCCGAGGCGCTGGACCGGTCGGCGGGCGCGCTGGCGCAGCTCGTGCAGCGGGAGCGGGAGCTGGTCGGTGACGTGTCGCACCAGCTGCGCAGCAGGCTGACCGCGTTGCAGCTGCGGCTGGAGGCGTTGTCGCTGCACCCGGAACCGGACACGGCCGCCGAGGCGCGGTCCGCGCTGGAGCAGGCCGAGCGGCTGGCCGAGGTGCTGAACGAGATGCTGGCCGCGGCGCGGGCGGCCCGCGCGGTCGGCGCGGAACCGCTCGACCTCGGCGCGGAGCTGACCGCCATCGCCGAGGAGTGGCGCGAGCCGTTGCGCCGCGTGGGGCGGGTGCTGCGGGTGCGGGTGCCGCACGGACTGCTGGCGCGGGCGACCCCCGCGCGGCTGCGCGAGGCGATCGGCGTGCTGCTGGACAACGCCCTGCGGCACGGCGAGGGTCACGTCGTCGTGTCCGCCCGGCGTGACGACGGCACGGTCGTCGTGGAGGTCGCCGACGGCGGCGCGGGCGTGCCGGACGAGCTGGCGCACCACATCTTCGAGCGCGGTGTGTCCGGTGGTGGGTCCACCGGCGTGGGATTGGCGCTGGCGCGGGCGCTGGTGGACGCCGACGGCGGGCGGCTGGAGCTGTCCGCCGCCCGGCCCGCGACGTTCGCGGTGTTCCTGCCCGTGCCGAAGGCGGAGGACGTGGTGGGCGTGAGCTGGCGGACCGACCTCACGCCTCGCTAG
- a CDS encoding response regulator transcription factor, with protein sequence MSVVLLAEDDPAIAEPLSRALQREGYQVQVVADGPGALDAATHSGVDLLVLDLGLPGMDGLEVCRRLRADGRGLPVLMLTARSDEVDFVVGLDAGADDYVAKPFRLAELMARIRALLRRRAPGTLEVNGVRVDLAARRVTVDGLEVQLANKEFELLRVLIQRAGQVVHRDEILSEVWNDPELKSSKTLDMHMSWLRRKLGDVRSVERRIATVRGVGFRFNTAD encoded by the coding sequence CGCTGCAGCGGGAGGGCTACCAGGTGCAGGTGGTCGCCGACGGACCGGGCGCGTTGGACGCGGCCACGCACAGCGGCGTCGACCTGCTGGTGCTGGACCTCGGCCTGCCCGGGATGGACGGGCTGGAGGTGTGCCGGCGGCTGCGCGCGGACGGTCGCGGGCTGCCGGTGCTGATGCTGACCGCGCGGTCCGACGAGGTCGACTTCGTCGTCGGGCTGGACGCGGGGGCGGACGACTACGTGGCCAAGCCGTTCCGGCTGGCCGAGCTGATGGCCCGCATCCGCGCCCTGCTGCGCCGCCGCGCGCCGGGCACGCTGGAGGTCAACGGCGTCCGGGTGGACCTCGCCGCCCGCCGGGTCACGGTGGACGGCTTGGAGGTGCAGCTGGCGAACAAGGAGTTCGAGCTGCTGCGCGTGCTGATCCAGCGCGCGGGCCAGGTGGTGCACCGGGACGAGATCCTGTCCGAGGTCTGGAACGACCCGGAGCTGAAGAGCAGCAAGACCCTCGACATGCACATGTCCTGGCTGCGGCGGAAGCTCGGTGACGTGCGCTCGGTGGAGCGCCGCATCGCGACCGTGCGCGGCGTCGGCTTCCGGTTCAACACGGCCGACTGA